The following DNA comes from Euzebya sp..
GATCCCCAGCTCGGTCAGCTGGGTGATGACCGCGTCGCTGATCGCGGCGGTGCCGCCGACCACGTAGACGGTCTCGATGGCGGAGCCGGCCAGGTACTCCCGCGTCGAGGTGGACAGCACCTCGGTCTGGGTGAAGAGCAGCGGCCAGCCGCGCTCGGCCGCCCACGCGCCGGCGGCGAGTGAGTCGGCGAACGCCTGGGTGTCGTCACCGTCCGGGGCGGGGAACGCCCGCGCCAGCACGGCGGTGGTGGCCTGCGGGAAGGCGCCGCCGGCGATGTCGGTGGCGGTCTCGAGCCGCGAGGGGCCCTCGTAGCGGTTCACGGTGTAGCCGGCGTCGACCAGGGCGGTCTCGACGCCCGCGTCGATGGCGGCCGTGCCGCCGAGGATGTGGACGGTCTCGACCTGCAGGCGCTGGAGCTCGGCCAGCACCTCAGGGTAGAGCTGGTCGGTCGCGGTCAGCAGCAGCGGTCGGCCGTCGGCCAGGGTGCTGCCCTGCAGGGCACCCGAGGCCAGGGCGTCGGCGAACCCGCCGTCGGTGGCCAGCAGCGCCTCGCGGGCACCGGGCGTGCCCCCACCCCGGCCGTCCGGCCCGTCGCCGCCCTCCTGGGCGAACCCGGGGTCATCGCCCTCGTCGTCAGGACCCATGTCGGGGCCCATCCCGTCGGGGGTGGGGTAGAGCGCCCGGGAGTACCGCAGCGCGATCTCGTGGTTGGCGTTGGCCGGCGGACCGCCGTCGACGACCACCCGCAGGGTGTCGTTGACGCCGTCGCGGAGGTCGGCGGTGACCACGCCGTCGTCGTCGGCGATGGTGCCCGTGCCGGTGCCCATGTCGGGTCCGATCACCGCCCCGCCGGTCGGGTCGGAGAGGGTGACGGTGAAGTCCTCGTCGCCCTCGGGGTCGGCGTCCCCGAAGACCACCACCTCGACGGTGGCCTCGGTCTGGCCGGCGGGGATGGTCGCCGTCCCGCTCGCGGTCCGGTAGTCCACACCCGGACCGGCACCGGGGCCGCCGGTCGCGGTCCCGTCGGCCGTCGCGTACTGGACCGTCACCTCGCCCGCGACGGCGGGTGCGAGGGTGATGGTGAAGGTGAGGGGCGACTCGCCGTCCTGGCCCTCTGGTCCGGTGACGTCGTCGATCGACAGGGTCGGGGTGATCTGGCCCAGCACCGCGTGGACGTCCGGGTCGCCGTTGGCGTCCGGCACCGCGGTCAGGTCCGTGGCGTCGGAGCGGAACACCGCCTTGTCGCCGTCGGAGGACAGGACGCCGTTGGACGACGGCCCGTCACCCGCGGAGGTGCCGTCCGCTGCGGCGCTGATCAGCCGCACGCCGCCGGGGGACTCGTAGGCGTACACGTCGAGCCCGGCGTCGCCGTCGACGGGCACCAGGTTGGCCGCCGCCGAGGTGAACAGGACCGTCTGCCCGTCGTCGCTGATGGCGAGGCCGGGGTTCTGGCCGGGTTGCCCGGAGTCCCCGTCGCCACCGCCACCGGCGCTCCCGCGGCTGATCAGGCTGACCGCGCCGCCGGCGCGGGTGTGGCGGACCACGTCCCACTGCGCCGACGAGGTCTTCGTCGGGGCTGCCGACACGATGTCGGTGGCGCGGGTCAGGAACGCGATGGACCCGCCGTCACCGGAGACGACCGGCTTGAAGGACGCCTGGTTCCCGGCGTCCCCTCCGCCTGGCGTGTCGGAGACCAGCGCGTAGTTGATGCCCTGCCCGATGGTCACCTCGGCCAGGTAGACGTCGACGGCCCCGTTGGTGTCGGTCGGGCCGATGTCGTCCGCGTCGGACTCGAAGGCGACCCAGATGCCGTCGTCGGACACCGTCGGCCGGGTGGAGGCCCCGTCGAACGACGTGATGGTCGTGCTGAGGGTCGGCAGGTTCCCGACGGGTGCCCGCCAGTAGCCGATGTCGGGGGCGCCGTTGGTGTCAGCGGGTCCGAGGTTGCTCGCCTGCGTGGTGTAGACGACCACGTTGCCCTGGCCGCTGATGTCCGGGGACGTCGAGGCGGCGTTGCCGGTGGTGATGTCGTTCGGGTTGACGGCGTTGGGACGGCTGACGACCTCGGTGGTGCCTGCTG
Coding sequences within:
- a CDS encoding cell wall-binding repeat-containing protein, with translation MSTSTPPARRTPALLVVTLLASLVALAAPAGAAPEGPTQLISVNAEGTAAGNDQSQSLASVSDDGRYIVFESRATDLVTGLTDANGPNLGDVYLRDTTTGQTRLVSHAAGSPTTTATGGSSGAPRISADGRYVVFETFATNLVTGVVDANGERDVYVHAVATGTTALVSHADGSPTTTCDTGQSVGADISDDGSFIAFQSPCTDLVDEADVSPGVANVYRHDRAAGTTEVVSRPNAVNPNDITTGNAASTSPDISGQGNVVVYTTQASNLGPADTNGAPDIGYWRAPVGNLPTLSTTITSFDGASTRPTVSDDGIWVAFESDADDIGPTDTNGAVDVYLAEVTIGQGINYALVSDTPGGGDAGNQASFKPVVSGDGGSIAFLTRATDIVSAAPTKTSSAQWDVVRHTRAGGAVSLISRGSAGGGGDGDSGQPGQNPGLAISDDGQTVLFTSAAANLVPVDGDAGLDVYAYESPGGVRLISAAADGTSAGDGPSSNGVLSSDGDKAVFRSDATDLTAVPDANGDPDVHAVLGQITPTLSIDDVTGPEGQDGESPLTFTITLAPAVAGEVTVQYATADGTATGGPGAGPGVDYRTASGTATIPAGQTEATVEVVVFGDADPEGDEDFTVTLSDPTGGAVIGPDMGTGTGTIADDDGVVTADLRDGVNDTLRVVVDGGPPANANHEIALRYSRALYPTPDGMGPDMGPDDEGDDPGFAQEGGDGPDGRGGGTPGAREALLATDGGFADALASGALQGSTLADGRPLLLTATDQLYPEVLAELQRLQVETVHILGGTAAIDAGVETALVDAGYTVNRYEGPSRLETATDIAGGAFPQATTAVLARAFPAPDGDDTQAFADSLAAGAWAAERGWPLLFTQTEVLSTSTREYLAGSAIETVYVVGGTAAISDAVITQLTELGITVERVAGDSRFDTALAIAAQRGHADERDAEQVMLLDGQQMNAWVAGFAGAGWSAINGAPVVLAVPDVIPGQTAAFLDPPPGGSEEPEGPSFAVDEQTITGYVLVCGITPVRCDEARSLLGLPDLATIVEPTGEHPAGGTATFELTGPFDASGYETLLECGADQDLAMGGPLSHGGEGPAVEVGVSISADAIPGPCTVKVKLIWPNGSEQIAVTDITVTGS